A stretch of Cicer arietinum cultivar CDC Frontier isolate Library 1 chromosome 5, Cicar.CDCFrontier_v2.0, whole genome shotgun sequence DNA encodes these proteins:
- the LOC101499997 gene encoding putative disease resistance protein At3g14460, producing MAEDLLQPPKNGKTLEEVGYEYFNDLASRSFFQRFGSGNHSRIFVMHDLVHDLATLIGAEFYFRTEKLGNETKIGNKTCHLAFNKLSDPVTDNFEIFDRARYLRTFWTIDYRPTPFNNEKALCIVLSNLKCLRVLSFQRFSNLDTLPDSIGELIHLRYLDLSSTTIKTLPESVCNLHNLQTFKLYYCDQLTKLPNGMQKLVSLRYLDIRLTLKLEDMPREMSKLNHLQHLSYFLVGKHKEKGIKELGTLSNLHGSLSISKLENVTDNFEASQAKIMEKKYLEKLSFKWSDNAKDQFTNSQSDMDILDKLQPAKNLKKVSICGYRGTRFPEWVGDPSYHNLTELYLSDCHNCCILPPLGQLRSLKKLRISRMSMLETIASEYGDSFSGIIFPSLERGDSFSGIIFPSLERLQFDNMPCWEVWHHPHDSNAYFPVLKFLKISGCPLLRGDLPSHLPALETIQIEQCDQLAFSLPWALAIRRLEIRRNNKVMLRELPLSLEEIEIQGRDTTKSFFEIIAITLPISLKIVKFEDCSSSFPGDCLPASLLSLSIINCKNIDFLKQKQHHESLQWLYIDSSCDSLTIFPLETFPNLGSLDIHKCENLECISASKILQNLNDIFITNCPKLVSFARDGLPAPNLRKLFVFSCVNLKSSPCHANTLLPKLEYLSI from the coding sequence ATGGCAGAAGATCTCTTACAGCCTCCAAAAAATGGAAAGACTTTGGAAGAAGTTGGTTATGAGTATTTTAATGACTTAGCTTCAAGATCTTTTTTTCAACGTTTTGGAAGTGGAAACCACTCCCGGATTTTTGTGATGCATGATCTGGTGCATGATTTAGCAACATTGATTGGGGCAGAATTCTACTTTAGAACAGAAAAACTTGGGAACGAAACGAAGATTGGTAACAAGACTTGTCATTTAGCATTTAACAAGTTAAGTGATCCAGTGACGGAtaactttgagatttttgaCCGAGCAAGATATCTTAGGACTTTTTGGACCATCGATTATAGACCTACTCCATTCAACAATGAAAAGGCATTATGCATTGTTTTGTCGAATTTGAAGTGCTTGAGAGTTTTGTCATTTCAAAGATTTTCAAATCTTGATACATTGCCTGACTCGATAGGTGAACTGATTCATTTGCGTTATTTGGATCTCTCTTCCACAACTATAAAGACACTACCAGAGTCAGTGTGTAATCTGCATAATCTACAAACCTTCAAGTTGTACTATTGTGATCAACTAACCAAACTTCCCAATGGCATGCAAAAGCTTGTGAGTTTGCGCTATCTTGATATCCGCTTAACTCTAAAGTTAGAAGATATGCCTAGAGAAATGAGCAAATTAAACCATTTGCAACATTTGAGTTACTTTCTTGTGGGCAAGCATAAAGAGAAAGGGATCAAGGAGTTAGGAACACTATCAAATCTTCACGGATCACTTTCCATTAGTAAATTAGAGAATGTTACCGACAACTTTGAAGCATCACAAGCGAAAATAATGGAAAAGAAGTACCTTGAAAAATTATCCTTTAAATGGTCTGATAATGCAAAAGACCAATTTACAAATTCACAAAGTGATATGGATATACTTGACAAGTTACAACCTGCCAAGAACCTAAAAAAGGTGTCTATATGTGGATATAGAGGCACGAGATTTCCAGAATGGGTTGGAGATCCTTCCTACCACAATTTGACTGAGTTATATTTGTCTGATTGTCATAATTGTTGTATTCTTCCACCACTTGGACAATTACGCTCTCTCAAGAAATTGAGAATCAGTAGAATGAGTATGTTGGAGACTATTGCATCTGAATACGGTGATTCCTTTTCAGGGATTATCTTTCCCTCCCTTGAACGTGGTGATTCCTTTTCAGGGATTATCTTTCCCTCCCTTGAACGTCTTCAGTTTGATAACATGCCATGTTGGGAAGTGTGGCATCATCCGCATGACTCAAATGCTTATTTTCCTGTACTCAAGTTTCTTAAGATTAGTGGTTGTCCCTTATTGAGGGGAGATTTGCCATCTCATCTTCCTGCTTTGGAAACAATTCAGATTGAACAATGCGACCAACTTGCTTTTTCTCTCCCATGGGCTCTTGCCATCCGCAGATTAGAGATACGTAGAAACAATAAAGTAATGTTGCGAGAGCTACCCCTTTCATTGGAAGAGATCGAAATTCAAGGAAGAGACACAACGAAGTCCTTCTTTGAAATCATTGCCATCACCCTACCAATTTCCCTGAAAATTGTAAAGTTCGAGGACTGTTCGTCTTCGTTTCCTGGAGATTGTTTACCCGCATCATTACTGAGTTTGTCCAtcataaattgtaaaaatatagattttctAAAGCAAAAGCAGCATCACGAGTCACTTCAATGGTTGTATATAGATAGTAGTTGTGATTCTCTGACAATCTTCCCACTGGAGACCTTTCCCAACCTCGGTAGTCTCGACATCCACAAGTGTGAAAATCTAGAATGTATATCCGCTTCGAAGATTCTTCAAAATCTTAACGACATTTTCATTACCAACTGCCCCAAATTAGTTTCATTTGCAAGAGATGGATTGCCTGCGCCCAACTTGAGAAAATTGTTTGTGTTCAGTTGTGTTAATTTAAAGTCATCGCCTTGTCACGCAAATACTCTTCTCCCGAAGTTAGAATACCTGAGTATATGA